One window of the Prionailurus bengalensis isolate Pbe53 chromosome E1, Fcat_Pben_1.1_paternal_pri, whole genome shotgun sequence genome contains the following:
- the NMT1 gene encoding glycylpeptide N-tetradecanoyltransferase 1 has product MADESETAVKPPAPPLPQMMEGNGNGHEHCSDCENEEDNSYSRGGLSPANDTGAKKKKKKQKKKKEKGNETDSAQDQPVKMNSLPAERIQEIQKAIELFSVGQGPAKTMEEASKRSYQFWDTQPVPKLGEVVNTHGPVEPDKDNIRQEPYTLPQGFTWDALDLGDRGVLKELYGLLNENYVEDDDNMFRFDYSPDFLLWALRPPGWLPQWHCGVRVVSSRKLVGFISAIPANIHIYDTEKKMVEINFLCVHKKLRSKRVAPVLIREITRRVHLEGIFQAVYTAGVVLPKPVGTCRYWHRSLNPRKLIEVKFSHLSRNMTMQRTMKLYRLPETPKTAGLRPMEKKDIPVVHQLLTRYLKQFHLTPVMSQEEVEHWFYPQENIIDTFVVENANGEVTDFLSFYTLPSTIMNHPTHKSLKAAYSFYNVHTQTPLLDLMSDALVLAKMKGFDVFNALDLMENKTFLEKLKFGIGDGNLQYYLYNWKCPSMGAEKVGLVLQ; this is encoded by the exons TGGTTTGAGTCCAGCCAATGACACTGgagccaaaaagaagaaaaagaaacaaaaaaagaagaaagagaaaggcaatgAGACAGATTCAGCCCAGGATCAGCCTGTGAAG ATGAACTCTTTGCCAGCAGAGAGGATCCAGGAAATTCAGAAAGCCATTGAACTGTTTTCAGTGGGTCAGGGACCTGCCAAAACCATGGAGGAGGCTAGCAAGCGAAGCTACCAGTTCTGGGACACGCAGCCTGTCCCCAAACTGG GAGAAGTGGTGAACACCCATGGCCCCGTGGAGCCTGACAAAGACAACATCCGCCAGGAGCCCTACACCCTGCCCCAGGGCTTCACCTGGGATGCCTTGGACCTGGGGGACCGCGGTGTG CTGAAAGAACTCTATGGCCTCCTGAATGAGAACTACGTGGAGGATGATGACAATATGTTCCGGTTCGACTACTCCCCGGACTTTCTGCTGTG GGCTCTCcggccgcctggctggctccctcaGTGGCACTGCGGGGTTCGAGTGGTCTCAAGTCGGAAACTGGTTGGGTTCATCAGTGCCATCCCAGCAAACATCCACATCTATGACAC agAGAAGAAGATGGTGGAAATCAACTTCCTGTGTGTCCACAAGAAGCTGCGCTCCAAGAGGGTGGCTCCGGTCCTGATCCGGGAGATAACCCGGCGAGTTCACCTGGAGGGCATCTTCCAAGCTGTTTACACTGCCGGCGTGGTATTACCAAAGCCTGTTGGCACCTGCAG GTACTGGCATCGGTCCCTAAACCCTCGGAAGCTGATTGAAGTGAAGTTCTCCCACCTGAGCAGAAATATGACCATGCAGCGTACCATGAAGCTCTACCGACTGCCAGAG ACTCCCAAGACAGCTGGACTGCgaccaatggaaaaaaaggacaTTCCAGTAGTGCACCAGCTCCTCACCAGGTACCTGAAGCAGttccacctcacaccggtcatgAGCCAGGAGGAAGTGGAGCACTGGTTCTACCCCCAGGAGAATATCATAGACACTTTTGTGgtggag AATGCAAATGGTGAAGTGACAGATTTCCTGAGCTTTTATACACTTCCCTCCACCATTATGAATCACCCAACCCACAAGAGTCTAAAGGCTGCTTATTCTTTCTACAACGTCCACACCCAGACCCCTCTTCTAGACCTCATGAGCGACGCCCTTGTTCTCGCCAAAATG AAAGGGTTTGATGTGTTCAATGCCCTGGATCTCATGGAGAACAAAACCTTTCTGGAGAAGCTCAAGTTTGGCATAGGGGACGGCAACTTGCAGTATTACCTTTACAACTGGAAGTGCCCCAGCATGGGGGCAGAGAAG GTTGGGCTGGTGTTACAGTAA